From one Streptomyces spiramyceticus genomic stretch:
- a CDS encoding TetR/AcrR family transcriptional regulator: MTTAKRDTYTPETLLSVAVRVFNERGYDGTSMEHLSKAAGISKSSIYHHVSGKEELLRRAVSRALDGLFGVLDEPGAVRGRAIERVEYVTRRTVEVLSAELPYVTLLLRVRGNTKAERWALERRREFDHRVADLLKAAVAEGDLRADVDIRLATRLLFGMINSLVEWYRPQAAEGGAASGSPEGDQLADTVVRLAFDGLRTSR, encoded by the coding sequence GTGACCACCGCCAAGCGCGACACGTACACCCCCGAGACGCTCCTGAGCGTGGCCGTCCGGGTCTTCAACGAGCGCGGCTACGACGGCACCTCCATGGAGCACCTCTCCAAGGCCGCCGGCATCTCCAAGTCCTCGATCTACCACCATGTCTCGGGCAAGGAAGAGCTGCTGCGGCGTGCCGTCAGCCGCGCGCTCGACGGGCTCTTCGGCGTCCTCGACGAGCCGGGTGCGGTGCGCGGGCGCGCGATCGAGCGGGTGGAGTACGTGACCCGCCGTACCGTCGAAGTCCTGAGCGCAGAGCTGCCCTACGTCACGCTGCTGCTGCGCGTACGGGGCAACACGAAGGCCGAGCGCTGGGCGCTGGAGCGGCGCCGCGAATTCGACCACCGGGTCGCCGATCTGCTCAAGGCGGCGGTCGCGGAGGGCGATCTGCGCGCCGACGTGGACATACGGCTGGCCACCCGGCTGCTCTTCGGCATGATCAACTCCCTGGTGGAGTGGTACCGGCCGCAGGCAGCCGAAGGCGGGGCGGCTTCCGGCAGCCCCGAGGGCGACCAGCTCGCCGACACC